Proteins from one Sarcophilus harrisii chromosome 2, mSarHar1.11, whole genome shotgun sequence genomic window:
- the CMTM5 gene encoding CKLF-like MARVEL transmembrane domain-containing protein 5 has product MLSARDKPPEERTASGLQGFAIDKSFLTNPKGILLEVELALTFIMAMCFAASVSAYMAAPLLEFLITLAFLFLYATQCYLRFQRLNWPCLDFLRCISAVVILLVVSFAAVASREGPAIAAFVFGVLLVFVFVYDAFKIYQAEMAPSPPQGESQ; this is encoded by the exons ATGCTGAGTGCCAGAGACAAGCCTCCAGAGGAGAGGACGGCTTCGGGGCTTCAGGGCTTTGCCATCGACAAGAGCTTTCTCACCAACCCCAAGGGCATCCTTCTGGAAGTCGAGCTG GCTCTGACTTTCATCATGGCCATGTGCTTTGCTGCCTCCGTCTCGGCCTACATGGCAGCGCCGCTGCTGGAGTTCCTCATCACGCTGGCCTTCCTCTTCCTCTACGCCACCCAATGCTACCTGCGCTTCCAGCGCCTCAACTGGCCCTGCTTG GACTTCCTCCGCTGCATCAGCGCCGTGGTCATCCTCCTGGTTGTGTCCTTCGCAGCCGTAGCCTCTCGGGAGGGACCCGCCATCGCCGCCTTC GTTTTCGGAGTTCTCCTTGTTTTCGTCTTTGTCTACGATGCCTTCAAGATCTACCAGGCAGAGATGGCACCCAGCCCCCCCCAGG GGGAATCCCAGTAG